The following coding sequences lie in one Sorghum bicolor cultivar BTx623 chromosome 6, Sorghum_bicolor_NCBIv3, whole genome shotgun sequence genomic window:
- the LOC8073992 gene encoding uncharacterized protein LOC8073992, which translates to MGSRTRSRWLRNRMAPSPPQPLPDDLIPGILLRLPPDDPAGLVRASAVCKAWRRIISDPAFHGRYRALHPTAPVLGFLHRPRNPKLPRFVSTTSFRPAAADHRQHPLDCRHGRAIFYDYGSLGGYVVWDPATGERHQVRDELSADYLPQPAVFCAAGEGCDHRGCSGGPFIVAFAGLGTLDLGYHDHVVEAEGWD; encoded by the coding sequence ATGGGATCCCGAACCCGATCGCGGTGGTTACGGAATAGAATGGCGCCGTCTCCGCCGCAGCCTCTCCCGGACGATCTCATCCCGGGCATCCTCCTCCGCCTGCCGCCGGACGACCCTGCGGGGCTCGTCCGGGCCTCCGCGGTCTGCAAGGCCTGGCGCCGCATCATCTCCGACCCCGCCTTCCACGGCCGCTACCGCGCGTTGCACCCAACGGCCCCCGTGCtcggcttcctccaccgccctAGGAACCCCAAGCTTCCCCGCTTCGTCTCCACCACGTCCTTCCGCCCGGCCGCCGCCGACCATCGCCAGCACCCGCTCGACTGCCGCCACGGCCGCGCCATCTTCTACGACTACGGCTCCCTCGGCGGCTACGTTGTCTGGGACCCGGCCACCGGCGAGCGGCACCAAGTCCGCGATGAGCTCAGCGCCGACTACTTGCCACAGCCAGCTGTGTTCTGCGCTGCGGGCGAAGGCTGCGACCACCGCGGCTGCAGCGGGGGCCCTTTCATTGTCGCCTTTGCTGGCTTGGGGACCCTGGATCTTGGTTACCATGACCATGTCGTGGAGGCGGAGGGCTGGGATTAG